One genomic window of Mogibacterium diversum includes the following:
- a CDS encoding response regulator transcription factor yields the protein MKILVCDDDREIARAIEIYLNNEGFEVVKAHDGFEALNVVKSEDVKLAIMDVMMPKLDGIQATQMIRNEKDIPIIMLSAKSEDYDKIIGLNIGADDYVTKPFNPMELVARVKSQLRRYTQFGNAKESAEEGIYRVGGLTVDDNSKKVTVDGRSVTLTATEFGILKLLAQSPDRVFSMEQIYESVWDEPAYNPENTVAVHIRHIREKIEINPKDPRYIKVVWGTGYKLEGDN from the coding sequence GTGAAAATTCTAGTTTGTGACGATGATAGAGAAATCGCTAGAGCTATAGAGATATATCTAAATAATGAAGGCTTTGAGGTTGTGAAAGCCCACGACGGATTCGAAGCGCTTAACGTGGTGAAAAGCGAGGATGTTAAACTCGCCATCATGGACGTTATGATGCCTAAGCTCGATGGAATTCAGGCCACGCAGATGATTAGAAATGAAAAGGATATTCCTATTATCATGCTGTCTGCAAAGTCCGAGGATTATGACAAGATTATCGGGCTCAATATCGGGGCAGATGATTACGTTACCAAGCCTTTTAACCCAATGGAGCTTGTTGCGAGAGTTAAATCGCAGCTTCGCAGGTATACTCAGTTCGGGAATGCAAAGGAGTCAGCTGAAGAAGGTATCTATAGAGTGGGCGGACTCACCGTGGATGATAATAGCAAAAAAGTTACTGTAGACGGACGAAGTGTCACGCTGACAGCTACTGAATTTGGCATATTGAAGCTTTTAGCGCAGAGCCCTGACAGAGTATTTTCAATGGAGCAGATATATGAATCCGTATGGGATGAGCCTGCTTACAACCCTGAGAATACAGTTGCGGTGCATATCAGACACATAAGGGAGAAAATCGAGATAAACCCTAAA
- a CDS encoding ATP-binding cassette domain-containing protein, with the protein MNDSTNLQISLKNIAKRYNNHKVLNNITLDIYKGDFICIYGLSGSGKSTLLNIIGALEDFNSGEYKCFSKLNPARKKKDAELLRREKIAYLFQNFALVDKMTVKENMLLATRYVKERNKEEIINSALNELGVLDKINAYVYELSGGEQQRVAMARNMVKPYDILLADEPTGSLDIKNKNIVTNKLIELNEKGKTIIVVSHDADFQKVAKRNYLIEDGMLKGF; encoded by the coding sequence ATGAATGATTCGACTAATCTGCAAATCTCATTAAAAAATATAGCAAAGAGATATAATAATCATAAGGTTTTAAATAATATTACCCTAGATATATATAAAGGAGATTTTATCTGCATTTACGGTTTGAGTGGAAGTGGAAAATCCACATTACTCAATATTATTGGTGCGCTAGAGGACTTCAATAGTGGTGAATATAAATGTTTTTCTAAACTAAATCCTGCCAGAAAAAAGAAAGATGCAGAACTTTTAAGAAGAGAGAAGATTGCCTATTTGTTTCAGAATTTCGCTCTAGTAGATAAGATGACTGTAAAGGAGAACATGTTATTAGCTACAAGGTATGTTAAAGAGAGAAACAAAGAAGAAATAATAAATTCAGCATTGAATGAATTAGGGGTACTAGATAAAATAAATGCATATGTATATGAACTATCAGGAGGGGAACAGCAACGAGTTGCTATGGCAAGAAATATGGTGAAACCATATGATATATTGTTAGCTGATGAACCTACAGGTTCCTTGGATATAAAAAATAAAAATATTGTCACCAATAAACTCATTGAACTTAATGAAAAAGGTAAAACGATTATAGTTGTGAGCCACGACGCTGATTTTCAAAAAGTTGCCAAAAGAAATTACCTAATAGAAGATGGTATGCTCAAGGGGTTTTGA